The following proteins are encoded in a genomic region of Paenibacillus sp. FSL H3-0469:
- a CDS encoding phage tail sheath C-terminal domain-containing protein codes for MANYLSPGVYVEEVSSGVKPIAGVGTSVGAFVGIAEKGVIGKAVLVTNWSQFVNEFGQFIPNGYLAYAVYNFFAEGGTSCYVVRAASTDIRPASLAVRDTDNLDLFKVVARSEGEWGNRISVKIGPSSNKQQFGFKMIVQYLLDSDFNDEYSGEDEEGKIVEIFDNMLLINFEEKVNQVSAFVSVKPLVDLTILENMEKTPAFNEAALSLSGGVNGMSPIDFLGDAVKRAGIHAFDTIDGINIVAAPDLADMAYSRGTILDMLNYCKLRKDCIFIVDPPHGLSPMEVKDFKEGAGDYSGNSFNTSYGALYYPWVYINDPLTGKQKLVPPSGAIAGTYAYVDAVRGVHKAPAGTTDGYLDSVVGIEKIITKAEQELLNPGGINVIRSLPEGICVWGARTLSADSEWSYVNVRRLMMYIEESLDEGSQWVVFEPNDPSLWGKVKRNLTAFLTRVWRDGALYGTTQEEAFFVKVDEENNPPAVRDAGQLIIEVGVAPVKPAEFVVIRVSQKTLSK; via the coding sequence ATGGCAAATTATTTATCGCCAGGTGTGTATGTTGAGGAAGTCTCAAGCGGGGTCAAGCCGATTGCCGGTGTGGGCACCTCAGTCGGGGCCTTCGTCGGAATCGCAGAGAAAGGGGTTATCGGCAAAGCGGTACTGGTCACCAACTGGAGCCAGTTCGTCAATGAGTTCGGCCAGTTTATCCCCAATGGCTATCTCGCTTATGCCGTGTATAACTTTTTTGCGGAAGGAGGCACCTCCTGCTATGTAGTGAGAGCCGCATCCACCGATATCCGGCCGGCTTCGCTTGCGGTTCGCGATACCGATAATCTGGATTTGTTCAAGGTAGTTGCACGTTCGGAAGGGGAGTGGGGCAACCGCATTTCGGTCAAGATCGGTCCGTCCTCCAACAAGCAGCAATTCGGCTTCAAGATGATTGTGCAGTATTTGCTGGACAGTGATTTCAATGATGAATACAGCGGAGAAGATGAAGAGGGTAAGATCGTCGAAATCTTCGACAACATGCTGCTGATCAATTTTGAAGAAAAGGTGAATCAGGTATCTGCCTTTGTCAGTGTGAAGCCGCTGGTCGACCTGACCATTCTGGAGAATATGGAGAAAACGCCGGCGTTCAATGAAGCAGCCCTGTCCCTCAGCGGCGGTGTGAACGGGATGTCCCCGATTGACTTCCTGGGGGATGCGGTCAAGCGGGCCGGTATCCACGCATTCGATACGATTGACGGCATCAACATTGTAGCAGCTCCAGACCTTGCTGATATGGCGTACAGCCGGGGCACCATCCTGGATATGCTGAATTACTGCAAGCTGAGAAAAGACTGCATCTTCATCGTAGATCCTCCGCATGGCTTAAGTCCGATGGAGGTCAAGGATTTCAAGGAGGGGGCGGGCGATTATTCGGGCAATTCATTCAATACGTCCTATGGCGCCTTGTACTATCCTTGGGTCTACATTAATGATCCGCTGACCGGGAAGCAGAAGCTTGTGCCACCGTCCGGGGCAATTGCTGGTACGTATGCTTATGTCGATGCCGTTCGCGGTGTCCACAAAGCACCGGCAGGCACCACCGACGGCTATCTGGATTCCGTAGTCGGGATTGAGAAGATCATCACGAAGGCGGAGCAGGAGCTGCTGAATCCCGGCGGTATCAACGTGATCCGCTCTTTGCCGGAAGGCATCTGTGTCTGGGGAGCCAGAACGCTGTCCGCCGATTCGGAATGGAGTTACGTCAACGTCCGGCGGCTGATGATGTATATTGAAGAGTCGCTGGATGAGGGCAGCCAGTGGGTCGTGTTTGAACCGAATGATCCGAGCCTGTGGGGTAAGGTCAAGCGCAATCTCACCGCCTTCCTGACCCGCGTATGGAGAGACGGTGCACTCTACGGAACCACGCAGGAAGAGGCCTTTTTCGTCAAAGTGGACGAGGAGAACAATCCGCCTGCTGTGCGGGATGCCGGCCAGCTGATTATCGAAGTGGGCGTAGCCCCGGTCAAACCTGCTGAATTTGTAGTCATCCGGGTCAGCCAGAAGACCTTATCCAAATAA
- a CDS encoding ATP-binding protein, translating into MKFKKLARSYRKETAEAADDVERVEAAELGTGAAYVAALASAHEPAASEAISEAAAPREESGETAPPYSSNQEHLAEELQLLELRLKLRYLEGPQPHAELELVDEEIRSLLDVQPEDERYINLLTAEIAHLERKIAARLRTNFHPSTGQSPSPALRLTCTEMASALSLPGLEVSSPAPRLMLPEVASALNLSGLEVSILVACLAPELDGKYGRIYAYLQNDMSDKRPSVGWILEVFAGAEEERQAARLLFDVRAPLMKLLLERRGEYGDSRIPLIARPLKLEDWAVNLLLGYEVLDERLTKAAKLSTVPLPQQIHFPAELEQKLLRFVKHYSCCGAGSPRSSSSLLYISGPDEALKLGGIREVCGTLGLSVLVADLEKLLRPEADFSEMLRLLGRHALLMKAALCFTGFDSLVTEDDRYSLQIRLLMEMLADYAPLTFILGEAQWGISFTGIPLNFMQIDLPFPDAAARKAVWTALGEEYKLSPQMELDEVSGSFRFTASQIRAALNGGENIAVWNGFRENGISTKDLYEACYFQSSRRIQALASKVQAMYTWDMLVLPEEQLNQLEEICRQVKYRALVYGEWGFAGRLSLGRGLNILFSGPPGSGKTMAAEVIATELSLELYKIDVSQIVSKYIGETEKNLSRIFDEAETSNAILFFDEADALFGKRSEVKDAHDRYANVEISYLLQKMEEYTGIVILATNLNQNLDDAFARRLHFKLEFPFPEQQQRGRIWRGMFPAGAPLDPGLDYGFMAEKFILAGGNIKNIALNAAFYAAHEGCSIGMKQIMLAAKREYLKLGRTFLQSDYAPYHTLIEVK; encoded by the coding sequence ATGAAATTCAAAAAATTGGCCAGAAGCTATCGAAAGGAAACAGCGGAGGCTGCTGATGATGTGGAACGGGTCGAAGCAGCCGAGCTTGGCACAGGTGCTGCTTATGTTGCTGCTCTTGCTTCCGCTCATGAACCAGCTGCTTCTGAAGCAATTTCCGAAGCAGCAGCTCCCCGAGAGGAGAGCGGCGAAACCGCTCCGCCCTACAGCTCGAACCAAGAGCATCTTGCAGAAGAGCTGCAACTGCTGGAGCTCCGGCTTAAGCTCAGGTACCTTGAAGGACCGCAGCCGCACGCAGAGCTGGAGCTTGTGGACGAGGAGATCCGCAGTCTGCTGGATGTCCAGCCTGAAGACGAGCGTTACATCAATCTCTTAACAGCGGAAATAGCTCATCTGGAACGGAAGATCGCTGCCAGACTGAGGACTAATTTCCACCCATCAACAGGGCAGTCACCCAGTCCAGCTCTCCGCCTTACGTGCACAGAAATGGCTTCTGCACTTAGCCTGCCGGGGCTGGAGGTAAGCAGTCCCGCGCCCAGGCTCATGCTCCCGGAGGTGGCTTCTGCACTTAACCTGTCAGGGCTGGAGGTAAGCATCCTGGTCGCTTGTCTGGCGCCTGAGCTGGACGGCAAGTACGGGCGAATCTATGCCTACCTGCAGAATGATATGTCGGACAAGCGCCCTTCGGTGGGGTGGATCCTGGAGGTATTCGCCGGGGCAGAGGAGGAGCGGCAGGCGGCCCGCCTGCTGTTCGATGTCCGTGCGCCGCTGATGAAGCTGCTGCTGGAACGAAGAGGGGAGTACGGCGACAGCCGCATTCCGTTAATCGCCCGGCCGCTGAAGCTGGAGGATTGGGCGGTGAACCTGCTGCTCGGCTATGAGGTGCTGGATGAGCGTCTGACGAAGGCGGCGAAGCTTAGCACGGTGCCTCTTCCGCAGCAGATCCATTTTCCGGCTGAGCTGGAGCAGAAGCTGCTGCGGTTCGTGAAGCATTACAGCTGCTGCGGAGCCGGCAGCCCCCGTAGCTCCAGCAGCCTGCTATACATCAGCGGCCCGGATGAGGCTCTGAAGCTGGGCGGTATCCGCGAGGTCTGCGGCACCCTGGGACTCTCTGTCCTGGTTGCCGATCTGGAGAAGCTGCTGCGCCCTGAGGCTGACTTCAGCGAAATGCTGAGACTGCTTGGACGGCATGCGCTGCTGATGAAGGCGGCCCTCTGCTTCACTGGCTTCGACAGCCTGGTGACAGAGGATGACCGCTACAGTCTGCAGATCCGGCTCCTCATGGAGATGCTGGCAGACTATGCACCCCTGACGTTCATCCTTGGAGAAGCGCAGTGGGGAATCAGCTTCACCGGAATTCCGCTGAACTTCATGCAGATCGACTTGCCCTTTCCGGATGCGGCGGCCCGTAAGGCTGTGTGGACTGCCTTGGGTGAGGAGTATAAGCTGTCTCCGCAGATGGAACTGGATGAAGTCAGCGGCAGCTTCCGCTTCACGGCAAGCCAGATTCGGGCCGCGCTGAACGGCGGTGAGAACATCGCCGTCTGGAACGGCTTCAGGGAGAACGGGATCAGCACGAAGGATCTCTACGAAGCCTGTTACTTCCAGTCCAGCCGCAGAATCCAGGCACTGGCCTCGAAGGTCCAGGCCATGTATACCTGGGACATGCTGGTGCTTCCCGAAGAGCAGCTGAATCAGCTGGAGGAAATCTGCCGTCAGGTGAAATACCGCGCACTCGTCTATGGAGAGTGGGGCTTTGCAGGACGGCTGTCGCTCGGCAGAGGGCTGAACATCCTGTTCTCGGGGCCGCCTGGCTCCGGGAAGACGATGGCCGCTGAGGTGATTGCAACTGAGCTGAGTTTGGAACTCTACAAGATCGATGTCTCGCAGATTGTGAGCAAGTACATCGGGGAGACCGAGAAGAATCTGTCGCGGATTTTTGATGAGGCGGAGACCTCGAACGCCATTCTCTTCTTCGACGAAGCGGATGCCTTGTTCGGTAAGCGCTCTGAGGTCAAGGATGCGCATGACCGGTATGCGAATGTGGAGATCAGCTACCTGCTGCAGAAGATGGAGGAGTATACGGGAATAGTGATTCTGGCGACCAACCTGAATCAGAACCTGGACGATGCCTTTGCCCGCAGGCTGCACTTCAAGCTGGAATTCCCGTTCCCGGAGCAGCAGCAGCGCGGCCGGATCTGGCGGGGAATGTTCCCGGCGGGAGCGCCGCTTGATCCTGGCCTGGATTACGGCTTCATGGCGGAGAAGTTCATTCTGGCCGGAGGCAATATCAAGAACATTGCCTTGAATGCAGCCTTTTATGCGGCGCATGAGGGCTGTTCCATCGGGATGAAGCAGATCATGCTGGCAGCCAAGCGGGAGTATCTGAAGCTGGGCAGAACCTTTTTGCAATCGGATTATGCGCCCTATCACACACTGATCGAGGTGAAATAA
- a CDS encoding DUF2004 domain-containing protein, whose product MIINDEVFGELNYEFGWTKDTTINFFGKEYEISIMIDGEEDEEIDEEQHESYTSLLQHWGELQHSFIDAILKYYIQKRHELGYDVEVNESYPLITTTDQLLNHISLSGITIPFPDINEGRDIGITFDCTWDNENGLGLRLVNEQVLKVGYQDVAI is encoded by the coding sequence ATGATTATAAACGATGAGGTTTTTGGAGAACTAAACTATGAATTTGGTTGGACAAAGGATACCACTATTAATTTTTTTGGAAAGGAATATGAGATATCAATAATGATTGATGGTGAAGAAGATGAAGAAATTGATGAAGAGCAACATGAATCATATACTTCATTGCTGCAACATTGGGGAGAGTTGCAGCATAGTTTCATAGATGCAATTTTGAAATATTATATTCAGAAGAGACATGAGCTTGGTTATGATGTGGAAGTTAATGAAAGTTATCCGTTAATTACAACGACAGATCAATTATTAAACCATATATCATTGTCAGGAATAACTATTCCGTTTCCAGATATTAATGAAGGCAGAGATATAGGGATTACGTTTGACTGCACTTGGGATAACGAGAATGGTTTAGGTCTTCGTCTAGTTAATGAACAAGTTTTAAAAGTCGGTTATCAGGATGTGGCAATTTAA
- a CDS encoding HNH endonuclease encodes MILRNGKIVIKSLQKGLMKGAKNLRGLLDRILQKFKFKKFKLVRKGKHIRLYGEVNPWVLLADGTIQEVDSLDGRKAGINTQAELDKIKSLKPSERIDVYNNAVTKPDGKIDFDSIKLPDTNVPTAFKQTDFASSYQDRLHQTPGKKNVKVSFEATRGESLATLKQPADPKLKQILDDAGVKGIKYKNSVPDFSPVAKAQVEVDHMLGGLGDMGKKARRINFAQADLKLVDQLNASPELARQFGMKAGSIKRADVAKYRNRNGLTWHELNDVKTLQLVPTEINDTFGHLGGVGEINAGAFEFGGFAHK; translated from the coding sequence ATGATTTTACGTAATGGTAAAATCGTGATTAAGAGCCTGCAAAAGGGGCTCATGAAGGGGGCTAAAAATCTCCGGGGCCTGCTAGACCGGATTCTGCAGAAGTTCAAGTTCAAGAAGTTTAAGCTGGTGCGCAAGGGCAAGCATATCCGTCTGTATGGCGAGGTTAATCCTTGGGTATTGCTGGCTGATGGAACGATTCAAGAAGTTGATAGTCTGGATGGAAGAAAAGCAGGGATTAATACTCAGGCAGAACTCGATAAGATAAAGAGCCTGAAACCATCTGAGAGAATTGATGTTTATAATAATGCGGTTACCAAACCTGACGGTAAGATTGATTTTGATAGTATTAAGTTGCCTGATACTAATGTTCCTACAGCATTCAAACAGACAGATTTTGCTAGTTCTTATCAAGATAGATTACATCAAACACCTGGTAAAAAGAATGTAAAGGTTAGTTTTGAGGCAACTAGAGGTGAATCATTGGCTACTCTCAAGCAACCCGCAGATCCAAAATTAAAACAAATACTAGATGATGCTGGAGTTAAGGGAATCAAATACAAGAACTCAGTTCCTGACTTCTCTCCTGTTGCTAAAGCTCAGGTGGAAGTCGATCATATGCTAGGGGGATTAGGGGATATGGGGAAAAAAGCTCGACGAATTAATTTTGCCCAAGCAGATTTGAAATTAGTTGATCAGCTTAATGCCTCCCCTGAATTGGCACGTCAGTTTGGAATGAAAGCGGGATCAATTAAAAGAGCAGATGTAGCAAAATATCGAAATAGAAACGGTTTAACTTGGCATGAGCTAAATGATGTAAAAACTCTACAGCTCGTTCCTACTGAGATCAATGATACATTTGGACACCTAGGTGGAGTAGGAGAAATAAATGCAGGAGCGTTTGAGTTTGGTGGATTTGCTCATAAATAA
- a CDS encoding transposase codes for MLRSDHLGVTSIIRDLSLNHRCYETLIHFFRSSAWSTESLRQAWLQIVRRSAPLLVVHGYVVLIGDGMKQAKEGRRMPGIKKLYQESENVSKGAYIFGHLFGAIGLLVGDSRKWFCLPLFMNLQDGVKTVLGWKTSASEGETPSHVVQMIEQGFEAAKGFGQALLLLDRYFLSVPALERLQACHLASEARMHLVTQAKSNAVAYERPSAKKPGRGRPPKKGQTVKLKELFTTRAADFQTATVRLYGEEKTVQFLCLDLLWGQGLYLELRFVLVVYEGRYSILVSTDLTLPATDIIMLYGYRFKIESMFREMKQVTHAFGYHFWSKSMPKLNRFLKKRKPILSKP; via the coding sequence ATGCTGCGCTCGGATCATCTCGGGGTAACTTCCATTATTCGCGATCTCTCTTTGAATCATCGCTGTTACGAAACGCTGATTCACTTCTTCCGTTCCTCGGCTTGGTCGACGGAATCCTTACGGCAGGCCTGGCTTCAGATCGTTCGCCGGTCTGCACCTCTTCTGGTAGTCCATGGCTATGTTGTTCTCATTGGCGACGGGATGAAGCAGGCTAAGGAAGGTCGACGAATGCCCGGAATCAAGAAGCTCTATCAGGAATCTGAAAATGTGTCCAAGGGTGCCTATATCTTTGGGCATTTGTTCGGAGCCATTGGCCTTCTGGTCGGCGACTCCCGAAAGTGGTTTTGCCTGCCTTTGTTCATGAATCTACAAGACGGTGTTAAGACTGTTCTGGGCTGGAAGACATCCGCGAGTGAAGGGGAGACGCCTTCCCATGTTGTTCAAATGATTGAACAAGGATTCGAGGCTGCGAAAGGTTTCGGTCAGGCACTGCTGCTCTTGGATCGGTACTTCTTGTCCGTTCCGGCCTTGGAGCGCTTACAGGCGTGCCACCTGGCTTCCGAAGCCCGTATGCACCTGGTGACCCAAGCGAAATCCAATGCGGTCGCCTACGAACGTCCCTCCGCGAAGAAGCCAGGACGTGGTCGACCGCCGAAAAAAGGCCAAACGGTCAAACTCAAGGAGTTGTTCACGACTCGCGCGGCTGATTTTCAAACCGCAACCGTTCGGCTGTACGGAGAGGAAAAGACAGTTCAATTTCTCTGTCTGGACCTGCTTTGGGGCCAAGGTTTATATCTGGAATTGCGCTTTGTGCTGGTGGTTTATGAGGGCCGGTATTCGATTTTGGTGAGTACCGATCTGACTTTACCTGCCACGGACATCATTATGTTGTACGGTTACCGCTTCAAGATCGAAAGTATGTTTCGGGAAATGAAGCAGGTTACTCACGCCTTCGGCTACCATTTTTGGAGTAAGTCCATGCCGAAACTGAACCGGTTTTTGAAAAAGAGGAAGCCCATCCTCTCGAAGCCGTAA
- a CDS encoding DUF4255 domain-containing protein encodes MAVDTGTVIRDVSTSLKALLKAHVPELNDDSFISFGSPSDIDSSTMKLSMCLYYLSHSPSMRNSEKEATGGKNEFMYPPAYLDLYYLLTPYAKDRETEQLILGRIFQLFHEHPVLSGSDLRGNLAECGNEKIRISYNNLTIQDIKQLWEVFPGKPAKVSLSYLVSPVRLPADKTIQIPRVEVKELGVHPL; translated from the coding sequence ATGGCTGTGGATACAGGTACGGTAATAAGAGATGTCAGCACCAGCCTGAAGGCGTTATTGAAAGCACATGTGCCTGAACTGAACGATGACAGCTTCATCAGCTTCGGCTCTCCAAGTGACATTGACAGCTCAACGATGAAGCTGTCCATGTGTTTGTACTATTTGAGCCATAGCCCGAGTATGCGCAACAGTGAGAAGGAAGCGACCGGCGGCAAGAATGAGTTCATGTATCCGCCGGCTTATCTGGATTTGTACTATCTGCTTACACCGTATGCCAAGGACAGGGAGACCGAGCAGCTGATTCTGGGCCGGATTTTTCAGCTGTTCCATGAGCATCCGGTGCTTAGCGGCAGCGATCTGCGGGGCAACCTGGCCGAATGCGGCAATGAGAAGATCCGGATCTCCTATAACAACCTGACGATTCAGGATATCAAGCAGCTGTGGGAGGTGTTCCCCGGGAAGCCAGCTAAGGTGAGCCTGTCCTATCTGGTTTCGCCGGTGCGGCTGCCTGCGGATAAGACGATCCAGATCCCGCGGGTTGAGGTGAAAGAGCTGGGCGTTCATCCTCTGTAG
- a CDS encoding DUF1906 domain-containing protein yields MAKGFDCAAPLTRTLAKKFKEDGYEFVCRYLVPSGWKRLTQAEAVAISAAGLQIVSVYETTASRALGGRAAGLTDGAIAAQTALAVGQPAGSRIYFAVDFDASAKQLDTVIQYITAAGEAARNYQSGVYGSVTVIEAAMAAKACTGFWQTYAWSKGRKAEGIHLYQYDNGPKGLGQPVHGVNVDLNQSSGEAGWWSTQSAAVPVPGNANGEGKDYMMKKEDTGKIIAFLQAAYMAAGSAESGKEFHRLANELRKASGQAADPNNR; encoded by the coding sequence ATGGCCAAAGGCTTTGATTGCGCAGCACCGCTAACACGCACACTGGCAAAGAAATTCAAGGAGGATGGTTACGAATTCGTATGCCGTTACCTTGTGCCCTCCGGCTGGAAAAGGTTAACCCAGGCGGAGGCGGTTGCTATCAGCGCTGCCGGGCTGCAAATTGTCTCTGTGTATGAAACGACCGCCAGCCGTGCGCTGGGAGGCCGTGCAGCCGGCCTGACAGACGGGGCGATTGCCGCACAGACAGCCCTTGCGGTTGGACAACCTGCCGGGAGCCGGATCTACTTTGCCGTTGATTTCGACGCTTCTGCGAAGCAGCTGGACACGGTGATCCAGTATATTACGGCAGCGGGAGAAGCCGCCCGGAATTACCAGTCGGGTGTCTACGGGAGCGTTACGGTTATTGAAGCTGCAATGGCCGCTAAGGCCTGCACCGGTTTTTGGCAGACGTATGCCTGGAGTAAAGGCCGGAAAGCGGAGGGGATCCACCTGTATCAATATGACAACGGTCCCAAGGGATTAGGTCAACCGGTTCACGGAGTGAATGTAGACCTCAACCAGTCCAGCGGAGAAGCCGGCTGGTGGAGCACGCAGTCTGCCGCGGTTCCTGTACCAGGCAATGCAAACGGAGAGGGGAAAGACTATATGATGAAGAAAGAGGATACGGGCAAGATCATTGCTTTTCTTCAAGCGGCTTATATGGCAGCAGGTAGTGCAGAGTCTGGAAAAGAATTTCACCGTCTGGCGAATGAGCTGCGCAAAGCCTCGGGCCAAGCGGCAGACCCGAATAATCGTTAA
- a CDS encoding HNH endonuclease, producing the protein MKQVIGDEPIIFKDGKPDFSRWSNYELEFELGQLNGTDADFKLVYNRLVELGLAKNKTQAKALLKSQGLTPHHLSNTEIQMIPSKLHGNIPHKGSASEMRNAMD; encoded by the coding sequence GTGAAGCAAGTAATAGGAGACGAGCCTATAATATTCAAAGATGGTAAGCCTGATTTTTCAAGATGGTCAAATTATGAATTAGAATTTGAATTGGGACAATTAAATGGAACTGATGCTGATTTTAAACTTGTTTATAATAGGCTCGTAGAACTGGGATTAGCTAAAAATAAAACTCAAGCCAAGGCACTATTAAAGTCTCAAGGATTGACGCCTCACCATTTAAGTAATACAGAAATACAAATGATTCCGTCAAAACTTCATGGAAATATACCACATAAGGGTTCGGCATCTGAAATGAGAAACGCAATGGATTAA
- a CDS encoding SMI1/KNR4 family protein: protein MKEINKTFNRMEEHLDAIGLPSRDIVDPMVRVSNIENKYNISFPELYRLFVLKYGNSIFNESVTYKSIELSPCADKNGLSTFDSFFGFDGGVDDLENKINQYYERIPSSLMPIADDGNGNLICIGVKGNYNEKIYFWHHEDELSANLMLNEKKYRNIGLDDYWDNIFLISNTFTDFISSLEIEQPEEQKVELKIVRERMNSDFIANMLAARAELEAKEKERKDKKKGKG from the coding sequence ATGAAAGAGATAAACAAAACCTTTAATCGTATGGAAGAACATTTAGATGCTATAGGATTACCAAGTAGAGATATAGTTGATCCCATGGTTCGTGTTTCTAATATTGAGAATAAATACAATATTTCATTTCCTGAATTGTATAGGCTTTTTGTACTTAAATACGGAAATTCTATATTCAATGAAAGTGTTACCTATAAATCAATAGAATTATCTCCTTGTGCAGATAAGAATGGCCTTAGTACTTTTGATTCTTTTTTTGGTTTTGATGGTGGCGTGGATGACCTGGAAAATAAAATTAATCAGTATTATGAAAGAATTCCCAGCTCCTTAATGCCTATTGCGGACGATGGGAACGGAAATCTTATATGTATCGGTGTAAAGGGTAATTACAATGAGAAAATTTATTTTTGGCATCACGAAGATGAATTGAGTGCAAATTTAATGCTTAATGAAAAAAAATATAGAAATATTGGTTTAGATGATTATTGGGATAATATATTTTTAATTTCAAATACTTTTACTGATTTTATTAGTAGTCTTGAAATTGAACAGCCAGAAGAACAAAAAGTTGAATTGAAAATTGTAAGAGAAAGAATGAATAGTGACTTTATTGCTAATATGTTAGCCGCTAGAGCAGAATTGGAGGCAAAAGAAAAAGAAAGAAAAGACAAGAAAAAGGGCAAGGGCTGA